One genomic region from Anthonomus grandis grandis chromosome 1, icAntGran1.3, whole genome shotgun sequence encodes:
- the LOC126744516 gene encoding uncharacterized protein LOC126744516, which produces MKPIDRNAILIFDEVSIGSLLSYDSKEDEIKGLADFGSGKRCPKIADYASVFMIKGMFRQWKQPICFTFRLRNNFLTKDLHFKVSGKAFVAKWSHIEQLYFLDTEDQELRLCPKLTDEHVLKNKIKKMRVSCCTQVFSNQVGVYMKKILSWNAPVNLEREAEGTANLILFFDKLFDSLNSSKKFGSPGKPLKAGVTKESTHISFWYDALKILETMKYELL; this is translated from the exons ATGAAACCCATTGATCGAAATGCAATTCTTATTTTTGATGAAGTATCTATTGGAAGTCTATTATCCTATGATAGTAAGGAGGATGAGATTAAGGGTCTGGCAGATTTTGGAAGTGGAAAAAGATGTCCAAAAATAGCAGATTATGCTAGCGTTTTTATGATAAAGGGGATGTTTCGTCAATGGAAGCAACCAATATGTTTTACGTTTA GACTAAGAAACAATTTTCTCACCAAAGATCTGCATTTTAAAGTGTCTGGAAAAGCTTTTGTAGCAAAATGGTCCCATATTGAGCAGCTATATTTCTTGGACACTGAAGACCAAGAACTGCGATTATGTCCTAAATTAACTGACGAACAcgttttaaagaataaaattaaaaaaatgcgagTAAGCTGCTGTACACAGGTCTTCAGCAATCAGGTCGGAGTGTATATGAAAAAGATCCTTAGTTGGA atgcCCCAGTTAATCTTGAACGAGAAGCGGAAGGAactgccaatttaattttatttttcgacaAACTCTTCGACAGTCTGAATTCGAGCAAGAAATTTGGAAGCCCAGGGAAGCCACTTAAAGCAGGTGTAACTAAGGAAAGTACCCATATATCGTTTTGGTATGACGCCCTCAAAATTTTGGAAACTATGAAATATGAG TTGTTGTAG